One genomic region from Terriglobales bacterium encodes:
- the rpsB gene encoding 30S ribosomal protein S2, whose translation MASISMKELLEAGVHFGHQTKRWNPKMKEYIFGERNGIYIIDLQKTLKMFKDASRFVQEMAAGGKTLLFVGTKRQAQDAIAEEATRCGQFYVNQRWLGGLLTNWVTVQKSVKRLKELDEMATDGRYELLPKKEVIKLERERKHLQQNLAGIKNMDRLPDMVFVIDSNKEQIAVREARKLGIPVVAVVDTNCDPSEVDYVIPGNDDALRAIRLFASKIADSYIEGAQVAADKQTAEYAAAVAAGEAAAEGYDGEAGAEVFEAAVEEEPSMEDVLGARKAPASAATAGDADAAESH comes from the coding sequence TTGGCGAGCATCAGCATGAAGGAACTGCTCGAAGCGGGGGTCCACTTCGGGCACCAGACCAAGCGCTGGAACCCCAAAATGAAGGAGTACATCTTCGGGGAGCGCAACGGTATCTACATCATCGACCTGCAGAAGACGCTCAAGATGTTCAAGGACGCGTCCCGCTTCGTGCAGGAGATGGCCGCCGGCGGCAAAACCCTGCTCTTCGTCGGCACCAAGCGCCAGGCGCAGGACGCCATCGCCGAAGAAGCCACTCGCTGCGGCCAGTTCTACGTGAACCAGCGCTGGCTGGGCGGACTGCTCACTAACTGGGTCACGGTGCAGAAGTCGGTCAAGCGCTTGAAGGAACTCGACGAGATGGCCACCGACGGCCGCTACGAGCTGCTGCCCAAGAAGGAAGTCATCAAGCTGGAACGCGAGCGCAAGCACCTGCAGCAGAACCTGGCCGGCATCAAGAACATGGACCGCCTGCCCGACATGGTCTTCGTCATCGACTCCAACAAGGAGCAGATTGCGGTGCGCGAGGCGCGCAAGCTGGGCATCCCGGTGGTCGCCGTGGTGGACACCAATTGCGACCCCAGTGAAGTGGATTACGTCATTCCCGGCAACGACGACGCGCTGCGTGCCATCCGGCTGTTCGCTTCCAAAATTGCCGATTCCTACATCGAGGGCGCGCAGGTGGCCGCCGACAAGCAGACCGCCGAGTACGCCGCCGCCGTGGCCGCGGGGGAAGCGGCCGCGGAAGGCTACGACGGCGAAGCCGGGGCCGAGGTATTCGAAGCCGCGGTCGAGGAAGAGCCGAGCATGGAGGACGTCCTGGGAGCGCGCAAAGCTCCGGCGTCCGCTGCCACTGCCGGCGATGCCGACGCCGCCGAGTCCCACTGA
- a CDS encoding cytochrome P460 family protein, whose amino-acid sequence MKPKTLLLAVLSCLSAYALYAGAADPASEAPQYTAEGKLVRPSNYREWVYLSTGLGMNYGPAADGDHPMFTNVFVTPAAYRAFLSTGKWPDKTMFALEIYHPATGSINKSGYYQGDFVSLEAAVKDEARNPDVWAYYNLGLDRPSAEPFPRAACWRCHNEHGAVENTFVQFYPQLLEVAVRKGTVKPDADFPPTAGLMFNLISEQGWTKAEAQFLEHRRRHPEAAVFREDGLNGLGYRLLNARRNQDAIAVFSLATREFPQSANAFDSLADAYEQSGNREQALTAAQKSLALALAARDMDANLQAQIVRAAQERIARLNKTK is encoded by the coding sequence ATGAAACCGAAGACGCTGCTCCTGGCGGTCCTTTCATGTCTTTCTGCCTACGCCCTCTACGCAGGCGCTGCTGACCCCGCATCCGAGGCACCCCAGTACACCGCCGAGGGCAAGTTAGTGCGTCCCTCGAACTACCGGGAGTGGGTCTACCTTTCCACCGGGCTGGGCATGAACTACGGGCCGGCGGCCGACGGCGATCATCCCATGTTCACCAACGTCTTCGTCACGCCGGCGGCCTATCGCGCGTTCCTGTCCACCGGAAAGTGGCCGGACAAGACCATGTTCGCGCTCGAGATCTATCATCCCGCCACCGGCTCCATCAACAAGAGCGGTTATTACCAGGGCGACTTCGTCTCGCTCGAAGCAGCGGTGAAGGACGAAGCGCGCAATCCCGACGTCTGGGCCTACTACAACCTCGGCCTCGACCGTCCCTCCGCCGAGCCCTTTCCCCGCGCCGCTTGCTGGCGCTGCCACAACGAGCACGGCGCGGTGGAGAACACCTTCGTCCAGTTCTATCCGCAGCTCCTGGAGGTCGCCGTTCGCAAGGGGACGGTGAAGCCCGACGCGGACTTCCCGCCCACCGCCGGCCTGATGTTCAATCTCATCTCCGAGCAAGGCTGGACGAAAGCGGAGGCGCAGTTCCTCGAGCATCGCCGCCGCCATCCGGAGGCGGCCGTGTTCCGGGAGGATGGGCTGAACGGCCTGGGTTACCGGCTGCTGAACGCCCGGCGCAACCAGGATGCGATCGCCGTCTTTTCTCTTGCCACCCGCGAGTTCCCGCAATCCGCCAATGCCTTTGATAGCCTGGCAGACGCCTACGAGCAGAGCGGCAACCGCGAGCAGGCACTCACCGCCGCGCAGAAGTCGCTGGCGCTGGCGCTGGCTGCCAGGGACATGGACGCGAACCTGCAGGCACAGATCGTGCGCGCCGCGCAGGAGCGCATCGCCCGCCTCAACAAGACGAAATAA
- the frr gene encoding ribosome recycling factor, translating into MAQSTMASVPALKDVFVQVRTRMDKAVEDFRRELAATRTGRANVHMLDPVRVELYGSQMALNQVAQIHAPEAQLLTVQPFDPTSLAVIEKAIRTADLGLNPMSDGKLIRVPVPPLTEERRKDLVKHLHKVLEDHRTAVRNIRRDGNELVKKALKDKKISEDEERRAHDEIQKLTDEEIKKMEEMSKTKEKEILQVG; encoded by the coding sequence ATGGCTCAATCCACAATGGCCTCCGTTCCGGCGCTCAAGGACGTCTTCGTGCAAGTGCGCACCCGCATGGACAAGGCCGTCGAAGACTTCCGCCGGGAACTGGCCGCCACTCGCACCGGCCGCGCCAACGTGCACATGCTCGACCCGGTGCGGGTCGAGTTGTATGGCTCGCAGATGGCCCTGAATCAGGTCGCCCAGATCCACGCGCCGGAGGCCCAGCTTCTCACCGTACAGCCCTTCGATCCCACCTCGCTGGCGGTCATCGAGAAGGCCATCCGCACTGCTGACCTCGGCCTGAACCCCATGAGCGACGGCAAGCTCATCCGGGTTCCCGTGCCGCCGCTCACCGAGGAGCGCCGCAAGGACCTGGTGAAGCACCTGCACAAGGTGCTGGAGGACCACCGCACCGCGGTGCGCAACATCCGCCGCGACGGCAACGAACTCGTCAAGAAGGCGCTCAAGGACAAGAAGATCAGCGAGGACGAAGAGCGCCGCGCCCACGACGAGATCCAGAAGCTCACCGACGAAGAGATCAAGAAGATGGAGGAGATGAGCAAGACCAAGGAGAAGGAGATCCTTCAGGTGGGCTAG
- the pyrH gene encoding UMP kinase, giving the protein MPAVFRRVLLKLSGEALAGNQAFGVEPARVEQIASELQDAKTMDVELAVVVGGGNFFRGVAEQARDMDRVAADHMGMLATVINALALQDALEKRGVYTRVMSAIEMNQVAEPFIRRRAIRHLEKGRLVIFAAGTGNPYFSTDTAASLRAMEIKADVILKATKVDGIYDADPVLVKDARMFDTISYLDVLKKGLKVMDSTAITLCRDNNLPIIVFNLNRPGNIRRVLSGEKVGSLVSQ; this is encoded by the coding sequence ATGCCCGCCGTCTTCCGTCGTGTTCTGCTCAAGCTCTCCGGTGAAGCCCTCGCCGGCAACCAGGCGTTTGGCGTCGAGCCGGCGCGCGTGGAACAGATCGCCAGCGAGCTCCAGGACGCCAAGACCATGGACGTCGAGCTGGCCGTCGTGGTGGGCGGCGGCAACTTCTTCCGCGGCGTGGCGGAACAGGCCCGCGACATGGACCGCGTGGCCGCCGACCACATGGGCATGCTGGCCACCGTCATCAACGCTCTCGCTTTGCAGGACGCTCTGGAGAAGCGCGGCGTCTATACCCGCGTGATGTCCGCCATCGAAATGAACCAGGTGGCCGAGCCCTTCATCCGCCGCCGCGCCATCCGCCACCTGGAAAAAGGCCGCCTGGTCATCTTCGCCGCCGGCACCGGCAACCCGTATTTTTCCACCGATACCGCCGCCTCCCTGCGCGCCATGGAGATCAAGGCCGACGTCATCCTCAAGGCCACCAAGGTGGACGGCATCTACGACGCCGACCCCGTCCTGGTGAAGGACGCCCGCATGTTCGACACCATCTCGTACCTGGACGTGCTGAAGAAAGGCCTCAAAGTGATGGACTCCACCGCCATCACCCTGTGCCGCGACAACAACCTGCCTATCATCGTCTTTAACCTCAACCGACCCGGGAACATCCGCCGCGTTCTCTCCGGGGAAAAGGTAGGCTCCCTGGTCAGCCAGTAG
- the rplM gene encoding 50S ribosomal protein L13, whose amino-acid sequence MATHFPGAGEIARKWYVVDAEGETLGRLASRVARILNGKNNPSYTPFLDTGDHVIVVNAAKVRVTGMKPEKKTYYRYSGYPGGIKAESFRKRAARRPEVVVRDAIVGMLPHTKLGRQMARKLRVYAGDKHPHQAQQPETLAQAKRA is encoded by the coding sequence ATGGCAACCCATTTCCCCGGTGCCGGGGAAATTGCGCGTAAGTGGTACGTCGTGGACGCCGAGGGCGAGACCCTCGGGCGCCTGGCCAGCCGTGTGGCCCGCATCCTCAACGGCAAGAACAACCCGTCGTACACGCCGTTCCTCGATACCGGCGATCACGTCATCGTGGTCAACGCCGCCAAAGTGCGCGTCACCGGCATGAAGCCGGAGAAAAAGACCTATTACCGCTACTCCGGCTATCCGGGTGGCATCAAGGCGGAGAGTTTCCGCAAGCGCGCTGCGCGCCGGCCGGAAGTGGTGGTGCGCGACGCCATCGTCGGCATGCTGCCGCACACCAAGCTGGGCCGTCAGATGGCTCGCAAGCTGCGCGTGTACGCCGGTGACAAGCACCCCCATCAGGCGCAGCAGCCGGAAACCCTGGCGCAGGCTAAGAGAGCTTAG
- a CDS encoding OmpH family outer membrane protein — protein MTRQSVTLVLVVALLSISALAQTGATQNRPAGAANPQATTPARPAPAPGTQATPAPATPTSAAPAAAKVGVINFNAAIALCNEGQRDFGALQKKFEPKQAELQNLSKELEDLKKQLTTQSDKMNDEARANLSRTVEQKQKTLQRSLEDARTEFQTQQNEIAERIYRKLGEVLVTYARNNNFSLVLKYDESDAQNPLLWWQPTVDITQDVIAAYNAVSGVPAPPPAAPSAARPAGGTGTTAAAPQQPRTGTGATTRNPQ, from the coding sequence ATGACACGTCAGTCTGTAACACTTGTCCTGGTGGTTGCCCTGTTGTCCATTTCCGCGCTGGCCCAGACCGGGGCCACGCAGAACCGTCCGGCCGGCGCCGCGAATCCGCAAGCAACCACGCCCGCGCGGCCGGCTCCCGCCCCGGGAACCCAGGCCACTCCAGCGCCCGCCACGCCCACGTCGGCTGCGCCCGCCGCCGCCAAGGTCGGCGTCATTAACTTCAACGCCGCCATCGCCCTCTGCAACGAGGGACAACGCGACTTCGGCGCACTGCAGAAAAAATTCGAGCCCAAGCAGGCCGAGCTGCAGAACCTCAGCAAGGAACTCGAGGACCTGAAGAAGCAGCTCACCACCCAGAGCGACAAGATGAACGACGAGGCGCGCGCCAATCTCAGCCGCACCGTCGAGCAGAAGCAGAAGACCCTGCAGCGCTCCCTGGAGGACGCCCGCACCGAGTTCCAGACCCAGCAGAATGAGATCGCCGAGCGCATCTACCGCAAGCTGGGCGAGGTGCTGGTGACCTACGCCCGCAACAACAACTTCTCGCTGGTCCTGAAGTACGACGAGAGCGATGCCCAGAATCCCCTGCTCTGGTGGCAGCCCACGGTGGATATCACCCAGGACGTCATCGCCGCCTACAACGCCGTTTCCGGCGTCCCCGCTCCGCCGCCGGCGGCTCCGTCTGCGGCGCGGCCCGCTGGCGGAACCGGCACCACGGCGGCCGCCCCGCAGCAGCCGCGCACCGGCACCGGCGCCACGACCCGCAATCCACAGTAA
- the tsf gene encoding translation elongation factor Ts translates to MGSTAVNISAAQVKELREKTGAPMMDCKQALAEAKGDLEQAVILLRKKGIATAAKKATRAATEGSVASYIHAGGKIGVLVEVNCESDFVAATADFKELVHDIAMHIAASDPKFIRKEDVTPEAYEREKDIYREQAKATGKPAPVIEKIVEGKMAKFYEEVCLYEQPFIKDQGITVYQLIASKIGKLGENIAVRRFARFKVGEGTQTFAVSKPPAESGAK, encoded by the coding sequence ATGGGTTCCACTGCCGTGAACATTTCCGCCGCACAAGTGAAGGAGCTCCGGGAGAAGACCGGCGCTCCCATGATGGACTGCAAGCAGGCCCTCGCCGAGGCCAAGGGCGACCTGGAACAGGCCGTCATCCTGTTGCGCAAGAAGGGCATCGCCACCGCCGCCAAGAAAGCGACGCGCGCCGCCACCGAAGGCTCGGTGGCGAGCTACATCCATGCCGGCGGCAAGATCGGCGTGCTGGTCGAGGTGAACTGCGAGAGCGACTTCGTCGCCGCCACCGCCGACTTCAAGGAGCTGGTGCACGATATCGCCATGCACATCGCCGCCAGCGATCCCAAGTTCATCCGCAAGGAGGACGTGACGCCCGAGGCCTACGAGCGCGAGAAGGATATCTACCGCGAACAGGCCAAGGCCACCGGCAAGCCCGCCCCGGTCATCGAGAAGATCGTCGAGGGCAAGATGGCGAAGTTCTACGAGGAGGTCTGCCTCTACGAGCAGCCCTTCATCAAGGACCAGGGCATCACCGTCTACCAGCTCATCGCGTCGAAGATCGGCAAGCTGGGGGAGAATATCGCCGTGCGTCGCTTCGCCCGCTTCAAGGTCGGCGAAGGCACTCAGACCTTCGCCGTCTCCAAGCCGCCGGCTGAGAGCGGAGCGAAGTAG
- a CDS encoding energy transducer TonB, with translation MFESSLLESSGRLRSRPGWTTAASVALQSLALGLFVLIPLLHTEALPALRTVVAPVPVPLGTPSRIPPGPKSGRTSRAFLSPDSLVAPPPIPPTIAEDIMDDPPGPPHAGTQPGGGCLLCSPDGVPRSVGDFMRTTPPPVPPPPPQRMVVSAGVTAGQLIHRVQPVYPKIALLAGIEGTVVLHAIISKTGTIESLRVVSGHPMLQQAAVDAVQQWRYRPFFLGSVPVEVETQITVNFILARNR, from the coding sequence ATGTTTGAAAGCAGCCTGCTCGAATCCTCGGGACGCCTGCGTTCCCGCCCCGGCTGGACCACGGCGGCATCGGTCGCCTTGCAGTCGCTGGCGCTCGGGCTTTTCGTCCTGATTCCCCTGTTGCACACCGAGGCTCTGCCCGCACTGCGCACCGTCGTTGCCCCGGTACCAGTGCCACTCGGAACGCCGAGCCGCATCCCTCCGGGTCCCAAGTCAGGCCGGACCTCACGAGCTTTCCTATCGCCGGATTCTCTCGTAGCCCCTCCACCCATACCGCCCACGATTGCCGAAGACATCATGGACGACCCGCCGGGACCGCCTCACGCCGGAACCCAGCCCGGCGGAGGATGCTTGCTGTGTTCGCCGGATGGAGTTCCCCGATCGGTCGGCGACTTTATGCGCACCACTCCCCCGCCCGTGCCGCCTCCGCCGCCGCAGCGCATGGTCGTCTCCGCAGGCGTGACTGCCGGACAGCTCATTCATCGTGTGCAACCTGTTTATCCGAAGATCGCCCTGCTCGCCGGCATCGAAGGAACGGTCGTCTTGCACGCCATTATCAGCAAGACCGGCACCATCGAAAGCCTGCGCGTCGTGAGCGGCCACCCGATGCTGCAGCAGGCGGCGGTGGACGCCGTCCAGCAGTGGCGTTACCGGCCGTTCTTCCTGGGTAGCGTCCCGGTGGAGGTGGAAACACAAATCACGGTCAACTTCATCCTGGCCCGGAATCGCTAG
- the bamA gene encoding outer membrane protein assembly factor BamA, whose translation MAGTALRWAVAVLLLTGMTLAQGPVIEEILIHGNRRIPAETIRARIFSRAGDVYDEGALQRDFRSLWNTGFFADLRIEREESPRGYRIHVYVQEKPNIREINYVGLSSVQQSDVLERFRKNKVGLTLESQYDPTKVKKAEVTLKELLAEHGRQFATVRTEVRPIPPNSVGVSFILKEGPKVKVGKIRFEGNKNVSSRVLQRAMVNLKPIGIPRSIFLENLFSKTFDASKLAEDAERVRYAYQQRGYFKAIVSDPRTETRDSGGFRIPLFMKGGGKAVDITIPIEEGQRYHLAGITFKNNKAIQDTRVLRAAFAMKDGDIFNAELVRKGLDALRELHGELGYVNFTAVPDTKFDDEKRLITLEIDIDEGKPFYVRRIEFQGNTTTRDKVIRRELALEEGNVYNSRLWKLSLLRLNQLGYFEQLDPEQDASVHQNVQEGTVDITLKVKERGKNSIGLQGGVSGLEGGFIGLSYETNNFLGLGETLRVEGSTGNRGYNILFGFTEPYLFDRPLQFGFTVFAREFRFNQADQFTLATGQEIPESAQQFLLNYNQNTKGFTVSGSYPLRRSFKRLGLTYAFDTSSVSVFSDASRNLFEQIAFRGLSGPQALEGIVTSKVIPSFSVNRIDNPYRPSRGYSLFLGGQVAGLGGNVKLIRPIAEYKYFRPHKRNVIGMRLQGSFLTGYGGQVAPPYERFYVGGDTDLRGFDIRSVTPIGFLVGRENIPLLNPDRTPVPLDPTNPRRGNYIVPIPIHRIVFTGGDTTFVSNVEYRIPIVGPVTVALFNDFGMNFVARPSQLQINPSTVTDLNTNPFGCPSLTGSFQCAGGSTLAFDSHVDIVDGTNFTPRMSTGVEFQVVLPVVNAPMRIYYAYNPLRLTASTVSPDSCTTSSGASINCISRDMFPPGGAGDFTYQETLRLFAPGFRFAEPKTTFRFTVSTTF comes from the coding sequence TTGGCAGGAACGGCCCTGCGATGGGCCGTAGCGGTGCTGCTGCTGACCGGCATGACCCTGGCCCAGGGCCCGGTCATTGAAGAGATCCTGATTCACGGCAACCGGCGTATCCCGGCCGAGACCATCCGCGCCCGTATCTTCTCCCGCGCCGGCGATGTCTACGACGAAGGTGCCCTGCAGCGCGACTTCCGCTCCCTCTGGAACACGGGCTTCTTTGCCGACCTGCGCATTGAGCGCGAGGAAAGCCCCCGAGGCTACCGCATTCACGTCTACGTCCAGGAGAAGCCCAACATCCGCGAGATCAACTACGTCGGACTTTCCTCGGTGCAGCAGAGCGACGTGCTGGAGCGCTTCCGCAAGAACAAGGTCGGGCTCACGCTGGAAAGCCAGTACGACCCCACCAAGGTGAAAAAGGCGGAGGTCACGCTGAAGGAACTTCTGGCGGAGCATGGCCGCCAGTTCGCCACCGTCCGCACCGAGGTGCGCCCCATCCCGCCCAATTCGGTCGGCGTCAGCTTCATCCTCAAGGAGGGACCCAAGGTCAAGGTCGGCAAGATCCGCTTCGAAGGCAACAAGAACGTCAGCAGCCGCGTGCTGCAGCGCGCCATGGTCAACCTCAAGCCCATCGGCATCCCGCGCTCTATCTTCCTGGAAAACCTCTTTTCCAAGACCTTCGACGCCTCCAAGCTGGCCGAGGACGCCGAACGCGTCCGTTACGCCTACCAGCAGCGCGGCTACTTCAAGGCCATCGTCTCCGATCCCAGGACCGAGACCCGCGATTCCGGCGGCTTCCGCATTCCCCTGTTCATGAAAGGGGGCGGCAAGGCCGTGGACATCACCATCCCCATTGAAGAGGGCCAGCGCTACCACCTGGCCGGCATCACCTTCAAGAACAACAAGGCGATTCAGGACACGCGCGTTCTGCGGGCCGCGTTCGCCATGAAGGACGGCGACATCTTCAACGCCGAGCTGGTCCGCAAGGGCCTGGACGCCCTGCGCGAGCTCCACGGCGAGCTCGGCTACGTCAATTTCACCGCCGTGCCCGACACCAAGTTCGACGACGAAAAGCGCCTCATCACCCTGGAAATCGACATCGACGAGGGCAAGCCCTTCTACGTGCGCCGCATCGAGTTCCAGGGCAACACCACCACCCGCGACAAAGTCATCCGCCGCGAACTGGCCCTGGAGGAAGGCAACGTCTACAACAGCCGCCTGTGGAAGCTCAGCCTGCTGCGCCTGAATCAGCTCGGCTACTTCGAGCAGCTCGATCCCGAGCAGGACGCCTCCGTCCACCAGAACGTGCAGGAAGGCACCGTGGACATCACGCTGAAGGTCAAGGAGCGCGGCAAGAACTCCATCGGCCTGCAGGGCGGCGTCAGCGGCCTGGAAGGCGGCTTCATCGGGCTCAGCTACGAGACCAACAATTTCCTCGGCCTGGGCGAGACGCTGCGCGTCGAAGGCTCCACCGGCAACCGCGGCTACAACATCCTGTTCGGCTTCACCGAGCCCTACCTGTTCGACCGCCCGCTGCAGTTCGGCTTTACCGTGTTCGCCCGCGAGTTCCGCTTCAACCAGGCCGACCAGTTCACCCTGGCCACCGGCCAGGAGATCCCGGAAAGCGCCCAGCAGTTCCTGCTGAACTACAACCAGAACACCAAAGGGTTCACCGTCTCCGGCAGCTACCCGCTGCGCCGCTCTTTCAAGCGCCTCGGCCTGACCTACGCCTTCGACACCTCCTCCGTTTCGGTGTTCAGCGATGCCTCGCGCAACCTGTTTGAGCAGATCGCCTTCCGCGGGCTTTCCGGTCCCCAGGCGCTGGAGGGCATCGTCACCAGCAAGGTCATCCCCAGCTTCTCCGTCAACCGCATCGACAACCCCTACCGTCCCTCGCGCGGCTACAGCCTGTTTCTGGGAGGACAAGTGGCGGGGCTGGGCGGCAACGTCAAGCTCATTCGCCCGATCGCCGAATACAAGTACTTCCGTCCCCACAAGCGGAACGTGATCGGGATGCGGCTGCAGGGCTCGTTTCTTACCGGGTACGGCGGGCAGGTGGCCCCACCCTACGAGCGCTTCTATGTCGGCGGCGACACCGACCTGCGCGGCTTCGACATCCGCTCCGTCACGCCCATCGGCTTCCTGGTCGGCCGTGAGAACATCCCTTTACTGAACCCCGACCGCACGCCGGTTCCGTTGGACCCGACCAACCCGCGCCGCGGCAACTACATCGTTCCCATTCCCATTCACCGCATCGTGTTCACCGGCGGTGACACGACTTTTGTCAGCAACGTCGAGTACCGCATCCCCATCGTCGGCCCGGTGACCGTGGCGCTGTTCAACGACTTCGGAATGAACTTCGTCGCGCGCCCCTCCCAGCTGCAGATCAATCCCTCTACCGTTACCGATCTCAACACCAACCCCTTCGGCTGCCCCTCACTCACGGGCAGCTTCCAGTGCGCCGGCGGCTCCACGCTGGCGTTCGACTCCCACGTGGATATCGTCGACGGAACCAATTTCACCCCCCGCATGTCCACCGGGGTGGAATTCCAGGTGGTCCTGCCGGTCGTGAATGCCCCGATGCGCATCTACTACGCCTACAATCCGCTTCGCCTGACCGCCTCGACGGTGTCACCCGACTCATGCACTACCAGCTCCGGCGCTTCCATCAACTGCATCAGCCGCGACATGTTCCCGCCCGGCGGCGCGGGCGACTTCACCTACCAGGAAACCCTGCGCCTCTTTGCCCCGGGATTCCGGTTCGCCGAGCCCAAGACTACCTTCCGCTTCACCGTCAGCACGACCTTCTGA
- the rpsI gene encoding 30S ribosomal protein S9 — translation MAELIQYYGTGRRKSSVARVFLRPGNGGFVVNGRPFEQYFVTEGQRVQAKQPLATTETGATFDVVANVSGGGVNGQAGAVRLGVARALLQFNAELRAKLKAEGLLSRDSRIKERKKYGQKGARKRFQYSKR, via the coding sequence ATGGCAGAACTTATTCAGTACTACGGAACGGGACGGCGGAAATCGAGCGTGGCTCGCGTGTTCCTGCGCCCCGGCAACGGCGGATTCGTGGTGAACGGCCGCCCCTTCGAGCAGTATTTCGTCACCGAGGGCCAGCGCGTGCAGGCCAAGCAGCCCCTGGCTACCACGGAGACCGGCGCCACGTTCGACGTGGTGGCCAATGTTTCCGGCGGCGGCGTCAACGGGCAGGCAGGCGCGGTCAGGCTGGGCGTGGCCCGGGCGCTGCTCCAGTTCAATGCCGAGTTGCGCGCCAAGCTGAAGGCGGAAGGACTGCTGTCGCGCGACTCCCGCATCAAGGAACGCAAGAAGTACGGCCAAAAAGGCGCGCGTAAGCGCTTCCAGTACTCGAAGCGGTAG